From the genome of Nicotiana sylvestris chromosome 2, ASM39365v2, whole genome shotgun sequence, one region includes:
- the LOC138886062 gene encoding uncharacterized protein: protein MVEVEDSKQEVEAQVEETIDVEAKKVPEELKVQEVNREEVKEKLSVNIPLVEAFQEILGFVKYLKDLITKKKTTKNDVVNVTHRVSSIIATTTVQKKEDPGAFAIPCTIGVRDFARALCDNGASINLMPLTIYKQAGLGMLRPTSMRMQMADRSIKRPVGIVDDVLLKVGEFHLPTNFVILDCAVDKEIPIILGRPFLATGRALMYLEQNEIKFRVNDEEFTFQASRV from the exons ATGGTTGAAGTGGAAGATTCCAAACAAGAGGTTGAGGCACAAGTTGAAGAGACAATTGATGTTGAAGCTAAAAAGGTACCGGAAGAGTTGAAAGTTCAAGAAGTGAACCGGGAAGAGGTtaaggaaaag TTATCGGTAAATATTCCATTGgtggaagcatttcaagagataCTGGGTTTTGTTAAGTATTTAAAAGACTTGATAACCAAGAAGAAAACCACCAAGAATGATGTGGTGAATGTGACTCACcgggttagttccatcattgcaacaaccaccgttcaaaagaaagaagacccgGGAGCTTTTGccattccatgcactattggggtGCGTGATTTTGCAAGAGCTCTTTGTGATAATGGGGCTAGCATCAACTTAATGCCTCTTACTATTTATAAGCAAGCGGGGTTAGGTATGCTGAGGCCTACAAGTATGAGGATGCAAATGGCTGATCGTTCCATAAAGAGACCGGTgggaattgttgatgatgtgcTTTTGAAAGTGGGGGAGTTTCATTTACCCACCAATTTTGTAATCCTTGATTGTGCAGTTGACAAAGAAATCCCTATCATCTTGGGGAGACCATTTCTTGCTACAGGAAGAGCACTTATGTATTTGGAACAAAATGAGATCAAGTTCCGTGTGAATGATGAAGAGTTCACATTCCAAGCAAGCAGGGTATGA